A window of the Tunturibacter empetritectus genome harbors these coding sequences:
- a CDS encoding TonB-dependent receptor, translated as MKDKLFVAAGTECLRVRSDANVQAYILTPQVQSYLAPTVQSFLTQYGQTFAFANTLTNAQAGAASNPSNSNPSPLFPGVPSSTPALSLVNYNVPQDAGGGVPESSYNVTLRGDYNFSNKTAWFGRYITYRQSQPPGTTAYTPYSNYDVGATQRDYSALAGVTHTFSASLVTNGHVAFSRINLNNNSKPIAVTTPDLFLGASANIGGVNVAFPGTGFSLPYGGPQNAIQWNQDVNWIKKAHSLQFGSQVLYIQENRSFGAYAQATEQLAGSVTGDTTGYPGLFSGVLGTFSTAINPEGAYPGQMITTPATQPNFARSDRFHDWAVYGQDGWRATSKLTVNYGVRYEYFGVQHNNKQNLDSNFYWGLGAGLLQQIRDGTVYMAPQSPIHELWKPSYGTVSPRVGFAFDLLANGRTSVRGGYGVSYERNFGNVTYNVIQNPPNYGVIVQNKVQVTSTNLGALGNSIGPVTLPSTSLRNVSQNIRTPQTQFWSLAVEQQVAQNTIVAVEYLGARGTHLYDIKNINGLGSGNYLLGDPDAGANYAGLTRLNATYSNINNRGSSGDSYYEATNLRFKTVDLHRTGLGMTANYTWGHQIDDLSSTLSETYANGNGFNLGYTNPFDPGYDRGTGDLDVRQRFVIAPIYETPWLKSDRRLAGQVLASWEITGIYTARTGSSFTYYDSTNNDGTFFNVARYVPSTPISRWKYT; from the coding sequence GTGAAGGACAAGCTGTTCGTAGCTGCGGGCACAGAGTGCTTACGCGTTCGAAGCGATGCAAACGTCCAAGCATATATTCTGACGCCGCAGGTGCAGAGCTACCTGGCACCGACAGTGCAGTCGTTTTTGACACAGTATGGCCAAACGTTCGCCTTTGCGAACACGCTAACAAACGCACAGGCTGGCGCTGCGTCAAATCCGAGCAATTCCAATCCTTCACCATTGTTTCCTGGCGTCCCATCATCAACTCCTGCGCTAAGCTTAGTGAATTACAACGTCCCTCAGGATGCAGGCGGGGGAGTCCCAGAAAGCTCGTATAACGTCACTTTGCGCGGGGATTACAACTTCTCGAATAAGACAGCGTGGTTCGGGCGCTATATCACGTATCGCCAGTCGCAGCCTCCAGGAACAACGGCCTATACCCCATACTCAAACTATGATGTGGGTGCAACTCAGAGAGACTACTCCGCTCTGGCCGGTGTCACACACACCTTCTCGGCGTCGCTTGTAACGAACGGGCACGTGGCGTTCAGTAGGATAAACCTGAATAACAACTCAAAGCCCATTGCTGTGACGACGCCAGATCTGTTTCTGGGTGCGAGCGCAAATATCGGTGGTGTAAATGTAGCGTTTCCTGGCACGGGCTTCAGCCTGCCGTATGGCGGACCGCAGAATGCGATTCAGTGGAATCAGGATGTGAACTGGATCAAGAAGGCGCATTCGCTCCAGTTCGGCTCGCAGGTACTCTATATCCAGGAGAATAGGTCTTTTGGTGCGTATGCGCAGGCGACGGAGCAACTGGCCGGCTCTGTCACCGGTGACACAACCGGATATCCAGGACTGTTTTCAGGCGTATTAGGAACGTTCTCCACTGCAATTAATCCGGAAGGAGCTTATCCGGGACAAATGATTACGACGCCCGCAACGCAGCCGAACTTTGCGCGCAGTGACCGATTTCATGATTGGGCTGTGTACGGGCAAGATGGCTGGCGTGCGACTTCGAAGCTGACAGTGAACTACGGCGTGCGATACGAGTATTTCGGCGTGCAACACAACAACAAGCAGAATCTTGACTCGAACTTCTATTGGGGGTTGGGTGCGGGACTGCTACAACAGATAAGAGACGGCACGGTCTACATGGCTCCGCAGAGTCCGATCCACGAATTATGGAAGCCCAGCTATGGCACGGTGAGTCCGCGGGTTGGGTTCGCCTTCGATCTTTTGGCTAATGGCAGAACCTCGGTCCGTGGCGGTTACGGAGTTAGTTATGAGAGAAACTTCGGCAATGTGACGTACAACGTCATCCAGAATCCGCCCAACTATGGCGTGATTGTTCAGAACAAGGTTCAGGTGACTTCAACGAACCTGGGAGCGTTAGGAAATTCGATAGGTCCTGTGACACTCCCGAGCACGAGTCTCCGAAACGTCTCGCAGAATATTAGAACGCCACAGACCCAATTCTGGAGTCTTGCTGTCGAGCAGCAAGTTGCTCAAAACACGATAGTCGCCGTGGAGTACCTGGGAGCACGTGGTACCCACTTATACGACATCAAGAACATCAATGGCCTCGGCTCAGGAAATTATCTACTGGGTGATCCCGACGCCGGCGCAAATTATGCTGGACTTACTCGACTGAATGCGACGTACTCGAACATCAATAACCGTGGCTCGAGCGGCGATTCTTACTATGAAGCGACAAACCTCCGATTCAAGACCGTGGACCTGCATCGGACGGGCTTAGGGATGACTGCAAACTACACATGGGGTCACCAGATCGACGATTTGAGTTCGACCCTCTCGGAGACCTATGCAAATGGCAACGGATTTAACCTTGGATATACCAATCCATTCGACCCGGGGTATGACCGCGGTACCGGCGATCTGGATGTGCGGCAACGTTTCGTAATTGCGCCGATCTACGAGACGCCGTGGCTCAAGAGTGATCGCAGATTGGCGGGGCAGGTGCTGGCTAGCTGGGAGATAACGGGCATCTACACGGCACGGACCGGCTCATCTTTCACATATTACGACTCGACGAACAATGACGGCACATTTTTCAATGTTGCGCGCTATGTTCCTTCGACCCCTATTTCTCGTTGGAAGTATACGTAG
- a CDS encoding TonB-dependent receptor has product MLKRLLVLVFIITVNVGTAFSQADAGVLSGIVTDTTGAAIAEATVTAVNAGTNAARTVKTAPNGTYQMENLTASVYEVSVTADGFAVLKAEVEVTVGGHAPLDAKLSAVGVTQTVEVESLGGSQVNTDSLEISEIISPQQVSELPSLTRNVYDFVAISGNISNGDAAQGHAENSANLGVGYSINGQRSSGTEILLDGIENTELFGDVVGIQVPIDSIAEVRMTTSNFEPQYGRASGGVVNVVTTSGTNRFHGTLTEFNRLAAYTANSVTGDLSGQPKGG; this is encoded by the coding sequence GTGTTGAAGCGCCTGCTTGTATTGGTCTTCATAATTACAGTCAATGTGGGAACCGCATTCAGCCAAGCTGATGCTGGCGTTCTTTCTGGCATAGTGACGGATACAACGGGTGCGGCAATTGCCGAGGCGACGGTGACGGCCGTCAATGCCGGCACGAACGCTGCTCGCACCGTGAAGACGGCTCCCAATGGCACCTACCAGATGGAAAATCTCACTGCCTCCGTGTATGAGGTGTCTGTAACAGCAGATGGATTCGCGGTACTGAAAGCCGAGGTTGAAGTAACGGTGGGTGGCCATGCACCCCTCGATGCAAAACTTTCAGCCGTGGGTGTCACTCAGACAGTTGAGGTGGAGTCGCTGGGTGGATCTCAGGTAAATACGGATTCACTAGAAATCTCAGAGATCATCAGCCCGCAGCAGGTAAGCGAATTGCCGAGCCTGACTCGGAATGTGTACGACTTTGTCGCGATCTCCGGCAATATCTCAAACGGCGATGCGGCGCAGGGCCATGCGGAGAATTCAGCCAATCTCGGTGTCGGCTATTCGATTAATGGACAACGTTCGAGTGGCACCGAGATACTGCTGGACGGGATTGAGAACACGGAGTTGTTTGGTGATGTCGTAGGCATCCAGGTCCCGATCGACTCGATCGCCGAGGTACGCATGACGACAAGCAATTTTGAGCCTCAGTATGGTCGCGCGTCTGGCGGAGTTGTGAATGTAGTGACCACAAGCGGCACCAATAGGTTTCACGGTACGCTGACAGAATTCAACCGTCTCGCAGCGTATACGGCCAACAGTGTGACCGGTGATCTGAGTGGGCAACCTAAAGGTGGATAA
- a CDS encoding cytochrome P460 family protein encodes MFYKVPDVSEDADHRYCWSSTACMKDQTGIEQESSMINTRLLRTVTRLRLVGLALGVLTVLAVVTTTTGGLAKNQVLASQSESTISIHSAVFEEDGSLHLPDGYRQWEHVGARIKPDGRSVLDGSQITTPQVMDTYITPAAFDSFKRTGAWPDGTQIVKEISLIKTGKDCDKSTFVCFTSFGSGIFQASYIGLGMMVKDSKRFPSAPGNWGYFAFRSNGSMYQAAATIRPQQQCASCHMKLASSTDYVFSSTHIGLLPSNAQ; translated from the coding sequence ATGTTCTATAAGGTGCCGGACGTCTCTGAAGACGCCGATCATAGATATTGTTGGTCCTCAACCGCCTGCATGAAGGATCAAACAGGCATTGAACAGGAGTCTTCCATGATCAATACAAGGCTGTTGAGGACCGTCACTCGTCTCCGTCTGGTAGGACTTGCGCTAGGTGTGCTTACAGTCCTGGCGGTCGTGACTACCACCACCGGAGGCTTGGCTAAGAATCAAGTACTCGCATCTCAATCGGAATCGACGATATCTATTCATTCTGCAGTCTTCGAAGAGGACGGAAGTCTTCACCTTCCTGACGGTTATAGACAATGGGAACACGTAGGAGCTCGAATCAAGCCTGATGGGCGCAGTGTTCTTGACGGCTCCCAGATCACGACCCCGCAAGTTATGGACACATACATCACCCCCGCCGCGTTCGATTCTTTCAAAAGGACCGGAGCCTGGCCGGACGGCACGCAGATCGTGAAAGAGATCAGCCTTATCAAGACTGGAAAGGACTGCGATAAGAGCACTTTTGTCTGTTTTACATCGTTTGGATCGGGCATCTTCCAAGCCAGCTATATCGGACTGGGAATGATGGTGAAAGACAGCAAACGCTTTCCATCTGCGCCAGGCAACTGGGGCTACTTTGCCTTTCGATCAAACGGCTCGATGTATCAAGCGGCTGCCACGATCCGGCCTCAGCAGCAATGCGCGTCTTGCCATATGAAGCTTGCCTCGAGTACAGACTACGTTTTTTCGAGCACGCACATCGGGCTATTGCCGTCCAACGCGCAATAA